A single genomic interval of Fibrobacter sp. UWB13 harbors:
- a CDS encoding GGDEF domain-containing protein has protein sequence MEILKPMVVHPHLIVLYPQSEFAELPLELGTVVLGRGQDADIRFEDELVSRRHCALTFDGQSVTVEDLGSTNGTFVDGNYINKQILDSDNRLQIGKMVLKVAYKDQSEEAFSRELYEAATMDELTGVLNRQAFMDRSAGELVCARRGGTFIHVAMIRVDEFKRLTESCGEMCGDLILKEVARILNDEKRDSDLLARYEGEKFLLLMNGISPEDATKRAEKMRLVIERHIFSWMDSRIPVTISIGLVSRQGAEVSQMNEFIAESDGLLNTAG, from the coding sequence ATGGAAATTTTAAAACCGATGGTCGTTCACCCGCACTTGATAGTGCTGTACCCGCAAAGCGAGTTCGCAGAGCTTCCGCTCGAATTAGGGACCGTGGTGCTCGGTCGTGGGCAAGATGCCGACATCCGTTTTGAAGACGAACTGGTAAGCCGCAGGCATTGCGCGCTCACGTTTGACGGTCAGAGTGTGACGGTCGAAGACCTCGGCAGCACGAACGGAACGTTCGTCGACGGTAACTATATAAATAAGCAAATTCTCGATTCGGACAACAGGCTCCAGATTGGCAAGATGGTCTTGAAGGTCGCCTACAAGGACCAAAGCGAAGAAGCTTTTAGCCGCGAACTGTACGAAGCAGCGACGATGGACGAACTGACGGGAGTTCTGAACCGCCAGGCGTTTATGGACCGCTCGGCAGGAGAACTTGTATGCGCCCGCCGCGGGGGCACATTTATCCATGTGGCGATGATTCGCGTGGATGAATTCAAACGTCTGACGGAATCCTGCGGTGAAATGTGCGGCGACCTAATTTTAAAGGAAGTCGCCAGGATCTTGAACGATGAGAAGCGCGATTCGGATTTGCTCGCACGCTACGAGGGAGAAAAGTTCCTGCTCCTCATGAATGGGATTTCGCCCGAAGACGCCACGAAGCGCGCCGAGAAAATGCGTTTGGTCATTGAACGCCACATATTCTCGTGGATGGATTCGAGAATCCCGGTGACAATTTCGATTGGGCTAGTGTCTCGACAGGGGGCCGAAGTTTCGCAGATGAACGAGTTCATCGCCGAAAGCGATGGATTGCTCAATACTGCGGGGTAA
- a CDS encoding MATE family efflux transporter — protein MEDVINNKKLNAMGTASIPKIVMQFSVPAIISMLVEALYNIVDRYFVGQGVGSLGIGGITICFPIALFIMAMSMMVGVGGNTLFAIRLGERKYQQAAIILNNSFVLLIIMAVSSFTLGQIFMVPLLKLFGASDQLLPVASSYMRIILCGAIFQTIVPGMNHFIRSMGHPKTAMTRVMIGAGSNVILDWLFIMKFNWGIEGAAWATVLSQFIGGLAVMQFFVKKTTPIKVNRRYMKLRLPYVRKIFILGLPPSIMQISNSLVNAILARSLTSYGTRDLPIVNGMTGGDQAIAAFGILMSIVSMIVLPLMGFVTGSQPIIGYNYGAKYNNRVRDTVKFTMLYAIAFIVVAWLLVMTNTLAFVKPFVPNDQNMQQLTSKALRTFICMMPFVPLGMVSGNFFQGTGKAWRSMFLNACRQLILLIPFLFIMPRFFGLRGVFMAQPIADFVTAVIAIIMLRAELKNIPRI, from the coding sequence ATGGAAGATGTAATAAACAATAAAAAACTTAACGCGATGGGGACGGCGAGTATCCCGAAGATTGTCATGCAGTTTTCGGTCCCGGCTATCATCAGTATGCTCGTCGAAGCGCTCTACAACATCGTGGACCGCTATTTCGTAGGCCAGGGCGTCGGTAGCCTCGGCATCGGCGGCATCACCATCTGCTTTCCGATTGCCCTTTTCATTATGGCGATGTCTATGATGGTTGGCGTGGGTGGCAACACGCTTTTTGCCATCCGCCTCGGTGAACGCAAGTACCAGCAGGCGGCTATCATCCTTAATAACTCCTTTGTTTTGCTCATCATCATGGCGGTGAGCTCCTTTACGCTTGGTCAGATTTTCATGGTGCCACTCCTCAAGCTCTTTGGCGCAAGCGACCAGCTTTTGCCTGTGGCTTCGAGTTACATGCGCATCATCTTGTGCGGTGCGATTTTCCAGACGATTGTCCCCGGCATGAACCACTTTATCCGCAGCATGGGCCACCCGAAAACGGCCATGACCCGTGTGATGATTGGTGCCGGCAGTAACGTGATTCTAGACTGGCTTTTCATCATGAAGTTCAACTGGGGCATTGAGGGCGCTGCTTGGGCGACTGTCTTGAGCCAGTTCATCGGCGGCCTTGCCGTGATGCAGTTCTTCGTGAAAAAGACGACGCCTATCAAGGTCAACCGCCGTTACATGAAGCTCCGCCTCCCGTATGTGCGCAAAATCTTCATTCTTGGCCTTCCGCCGAGCATTATGCAGATTAGCAACAGCCTTGTGAACGCCATTTTGGCACGCAGCCTCACATCGTATGGTACTCGTGACTTGCCGATTGTGAACGGTATGACGGGTGGAGACCAGGCAATTGCCGCATTCGGAATTCTGATGAGTATCGTCTCCATGATTGTTTTGCCGCTCATGGGCTTTGTGACGGGCTCTCAACCGATTATCGGGTACAATTACGGTGCCAAGTACAACAACCGTGTGCGCGATACTGTCAAGTTCACCATGCTTTATGCAATTGCGTTCATCGTGGTTGCATGGCTACTCGTGATGACGAATACGCTTGCTTTTGTGAAGCCGTTTGTCCCGAACGACCAGAATATGCAACAGCTCACGAGCAAAGCTCTCCGCACCTTCATTTGCATGATGCCGTTTGTACCGCTAGGTATGGTGTCGGGTAACTTTTTCCAGGGAACGGGCAAAGCCTGGCGTTCGATGTTCCTAAACGCTTGCCGTCAGCTCATTTTGCTGATTCCGTTCCTGTTTATTATGCCGCGTTTCTTCGGACTTCGTGGCGTGTTCATGGCACAGCCCATTGCAGACTTTGTGACGGCCGTTATCGCCATCATCATGCTCCGCGCCGAACTCAAGAACATCCCGCGCATTTAA
- a CDS encoding NAD(P)-dependent oxidoreductase produces MDLQSILSSVLDEVYEKNEYPALAALESEWTHTRPFDGLRVLVATPIYRNTMTEYRALVAGGADLLVGFSEFNDPDVVDFMREWGVPVVTPAEMLEAESHGEFVDVVLDCAGPFAVLHPKIGFVELTRSGVHYYKNAEKPVYVADSGIVKRIETSLGTGDGYFRALEKLGFGGDFEGKKLLVFGSGKVGSGIALQGVRRGCNVTVVTDLKRGQSQTANSENAEHSAAPETMPAGDFSAVLEQNDVAVVDCHDYATVASLIENSDFVVTATGVKNALAAPELTEALLSTQANLANMGVEDEYGEAIPAEKVLNDKGPLNFILEEPTHLKYIDTSLALHAALAERLVQEAATLEDSSDAASAENAVGLRFPPQEIEQRLLTIAIQNGVIGPEICSMLGGIPTEMD; encoded by the coding sequence ATGGATTTACAGTCGATTCTCTCCTCCGTTCTAGACGAAGTTTACGAAAAAAACGAATACCCCGCACTTGCGGCGCTTGAAAGCGAATGGACACATACCCGTCCGTTCGATGGCCTCCGCGTGCTGGTGGCAACCCCGATTTACCGCAACACCATGACCGAATACCGGGCTCTCGTGGCGGGCGGTGCCGACCTTCTCGTTGGTTTTTCGGAATTTAACGACCCCGATGTCGTGGACTTTATGAGGGAATGGGGCGTGCCCGTTGTAACGCCTGCCGAAATGCTCGAAGCTGAATCCCACGGCGAGTTTGTAGACGTGGTACTCGACTGTGCGGGACCTTTTGCGGTGCTCCACCCGAAAATTGGCTTTGTGGAACTCACGCGTTCGGGTGTACACTATTATAAAAATGCAGAAAAACCGGTTTACGTTGCCGATAGTGGTATCGTCAAGCGCATCGAGACTTCCTTGGGCACGGGCGATGGCTATTTCCGCGCTCTCGAAAAGCTGGGCTTTGGTGGAGATTTCGAAGGCAAGAAGTTATTGGTTTTTGGTAGTGGCAAAGTCGGTTCGGGAATTGCGCTCCAAGGCGTGCGCCGAGGCTGCAATGTGACCGTTGTGACGGACTTGAAACGCGGGCAGTCTCAAACAGCGAATTCCGAAAATGCTGAACATTCCGCGGCTCCTGAAACAATGCCCGCAGGCGATTTTTCTGCCGTCCTTGAGCAAAATGACGTGGCTGTCGTGGATTGCCATGACTATGCAACTGTCGCTTCCTTGATTGAAAATTCGGATTTCGTCGTGACGGCGACGGGAGTCAAAAATGCCCTTGCAGCCCCGGAATTGACGGAAGCGCTTCTCTCGACCCAGGCAAATCTTGCCAATATGGGGGTCGAAGATGAATATGGCGAAGCTATCCCGGCAGAAAAAGTGCTCAATGATAAAGGTCCGCTGAACTTCATTCTCGAAGAACCGACACATTTAAAGTACATTGATACGTCGCTTGCGCTCCATGCTGCCCTTGCCGAACGCTTGGTCCAAGAAGCCGCGACTCTTGAAGACTCTTCCGATGCGGCTTCTGCAGAAAATGCCGTCGGTCTTCGCTTCCCGCCGCAAGAAATTGAGCAGCGCTTGCTCACCATCGCCATCCAAAATGGTGTCATTGGTCCTGAAATTTGCAGTATGCTCGGTGGTATCCCCACCGAAATGGACTAG
- a CDS encoding polysaccharide deacetylase family protein, giving the protein MNYKKISIASVAVGMFAAGAAFAQNAEIATWSGFRKGAASFTFDDGAPSQVSDAAPVFDKYGYKGTFNLVYNWNPNWSGFQGMADNGHEIASHSNSHGQNMSGEEASSKQNINGKIKQKYGIITVAYPNCNVPNESAVKSNYIVGRICNGSWKGMSDEMGKDGPSNWAQTPATMTGAEGQIKSTNDFTGRMQKVIQSNGWAAFLTHGFQGKNNGNATYSPTDLGAIEGALKWAKENDKDIWVAPMGFVAMYIKERNASKIEPQDGGAANTMTFELKHSIADNISKYDYPLSIKVKTDWTKVEVTQSDAKLESKVDGGYVYFDAVPNAGKIVVKNANAAAESSSSAEPPASSSSSEPAVSSSSTTALPMQSLDGRHLAAYVDASGYITVQNAQGLNITVFNSLGNVVRTTKGIGMLQKVYTGAKGMYVVKIGNRAWTMNIK; this is encoded by the coding sequence ATGAACTACAAAAAAATTTCTATTGCCTCTGTCGCAGTTGGAATGTTCGCAGCAGGCGCAGCTTTCGCTCAGAATGCAGAAATTGCAACCTGGTCGGGCTTCCGCAAGGGTGCCGCCTCCTTTACATTTGACGATGGCGCCCCGAGCCAAGTCAGCGATGCCGCTCCGGTATTCGACAAGTACGGCTACAAGGGTACCTTCAACCTGGTTTACAACTGGAACCCCAACTGGAGCGGTTTCCAGGGCATGGCAGACAACGGTCACGAAATCGCAAGCCACAGCAATAGCCACGGTCAAAACATGAGTGGCGAAGAAGCCTCTTCAAAACAAAATATTAATGGAAAAATCAAGCAGAAGTACGGCATTATCACAGTCGCCTACCCGAACTGCAACGTACCAAATGAAAGTGCAGTAAAAAGCAACTACATCGTAGGCCGTATCTGCAACGGCAGCTGGAAGGGCATGTCCGATGAAATGGGCAAGGACGGTCCCAGCAACTGGGCTCAGACTCCCGCTACCATGACCGGTGCCGAAGGCCAGATCAAGAGCACAAACGACTTTACCGGCAGAATGCAGAAAGTCATCCAGAGCAACGGCTGGGCCGCATTCCTTACCCACGGTTTCCAAGGCAAGAACAACGGCAACGCCACCTACTCCCCGACCGACCTCGGCGCTATCGAAGGAGCATTGAAGTGGGCAAAGGAAAACGACAAGGACATTTGGGTTGCCCCGATGGGCTTTGTCGCCATGTACATCAAGGAACGCAATGCCTCCAAGATTGAACCGCAGGACGGTGGTGCAGCAAACACCATGACGTTCGAACTCAAGCACTCTATTGCAGATAACATTTCCAAGTACGACTACCCGCTTTCCATCAAGGTAAAAACCGACTGGACCAAGGTCGAAGTCACGCAGAGTGACGCCAAGCTCGAATCCAAAGTTGATGGCGGTTATGTTTACTTTGACGCTGTTCCGAACGCAGGCAAGATTGTCGTGAAGAACGCCAACGCCGCCGCAGAATCTTCTAGCAGCGCTGAACCGCCGGCAAGTTCCAGCTCCAGCGAACCGGCAGTTTCTTCGAGCAGCACAACAGCTCTCCCGATGCAATCACTTGACGGTCGCCACCTCGCTGCATACGTAGACGCAAGCGGCTATATCACCGTTCAGAACGCCCAGGGCTTGAACATCACCGTGTTCAACAGCCTCGGTAACGTTGTCCGTACCACCAAGGGTATCGGCATGTTGCAGAAAGTCTATACCGGTGCCAAGGGCATGTATGTCGTAAAAATCGGCAACAGAGCTTGGACAATGAACATCAAGTAG
- a CDS encoding TIGR02147 family protein, producing MKPITEYQDYRKYMLDYFEWRKKSSAFSWREFSKIAGFSSPSYLKLVCDGKSSLSRVGVPLVAAAMNLNDFEREYFKLMVEFTNAKDDGYKKEAFLEMERLANEQRARVLNADAFDYYESAVNSVVRELAPLMPGALPGEIAKKIKHTFTAQQVRVSLKLLVKLDLLKSLGENVYEQTDKVITGSGDALKLALRSMNGQMIDLAREAIEKIAPGERNISGVTIGVDENAVKRISEEVDRFRKQVIAIAGESKKINQVYRLNLQLFPLTEKV from the coding sequence ATGAAACCGATAACAGAATATCAAGATTACCGAAAGTACATGCTTGATTATTTTGAATGGCGAAAGAAAAGTTCTGCGTTCTCATGGCGTGAATTTTCCAAGATCGCCGGATTCTCGTCGCCATCGTACCTAAAACTTGTATGTGATGGCAAGAGCTCGTTGAGCCGCGTGGGTGTCCCGCTTGTGGCTGCTGCGATGAACCTGAACGACTTTGAACGGGAATATTTCAAGCTCATGGTCGAATTCACGAATGCCAAAGACGATGGCTATAAAAAGGAAGCTTTTCTCGAAATGGAGAGGCTTGCAAACGAACAGCGTGCTAGAGTGTTGAATGCTGATGCGTTTGACTATTACGAATCAGCGGTAAATTCCGTTGTTCGTGAACTTGCCCCGTTGATGCCAGGAGCACTTCCGGGTGAAATCGCTAAGAAAATCAAACATACGTTTACGGCGCAACAAGTCCGCGTTTCGTTAAAACTCTTGGTAAAGCTCGATTTGCTCAAGTCGCTTGGCGAGAACGTCTACGAGCAGACTGACAAAGTCATTACAGGTTCGGGCGATGCGCTTAAGCTTGCGCTCCGCTCCATGAACGGCCAGATGATTGACCTTGCTCGCGAGGCTATCGAAAAAATTGCTCCGGGTGAACGCAACATATCGGGCGTGACCATCGGAGTCGACGAAAATGCTGTGAAACGCATCTCCGAAGAGGTGGACCGTTTCCGCAAACAAGTTATTGCCATTGCTGGCGAATCCAAAAAAATCAACCAAGTTTATCGTTTAAATCTACAGCTTTTCCCGCTGACGGAAAAAGTGTAA
- a CDS encoding NUDIX hydrolase: MKPWKLLDSEFLVDAPWLKVAKETCELPSGKVIDDFYTLWQPDWVLILARTKEGKWVMTEQYRHGTGKIALEFPAGIIDKGETPEEAAVRELQEECGYGVKGAPGTEAGVTMYLGSFPVNPDRHRGKFHVVFIDGVERLGKTSFDDTEDIETFLYTDEEFQAKVADGTFNHPLQIAGYFKWKLSQSASRS; the protein is encoded by the coding sequence ATGAAACCGTGGAAATTATTGGATTCTGAATTTTTGGTGGATGCGCCGTGGTTGAAGGTCGCAAAGGAAACATGCGAACTGCCAAGCGGCAAAGTCATCGATGATTTTTATACGTTGTGGCAGCCCGACTGGGTTTTGATTCTTGCCCGCACAAAGGAGGGCAAGTGGGTCATGACGGAACAGTACCGCCACGGGACGGGTAAGATTGCGCTTGAGTTCCCGGCAGGGATTATAGACAAAGGCGAAACGCCGGAAGAGGCTGCCGTCAGAGAACTGCAAGAAGAATGCGGGTACGGGGTAAAAGGCGCCCCCGGCACTGAGGCCGGGGTGACAATGTATCTCGGTTCCTTTCCGGTGAATCCAGATAGGCATCGCGGGAAGTTCCATGTGGTGTTCATCGACGGCGTGGAACGCTTGGGCAAAACGAGCTTTGACGATACGGAAGATATCGAAACGTTCCTGTACACGGACGAAGAATTCCAGGCAAAAGTTGCTGATGGCACGTTCAATCACCCGCTTCAAATCGCAGGCTACTTCAAGTGGAAATTATCGCAATCCGCCTCCCGATCTTAA